From the Tenacibaculum dicentrarchi genome, the window TGTCGGATTGTGAGTGGTCATAAAAATGATTAAAATATCTTGATATGAAATAATATCAGCATCAAAAGTAAGTTGAATTACTTCGGCATGTCCTGTTAATCCGCTACAAACTTCTCTATATGTTGGGTGTCCTGGAACATTTCCGCCAGCATAACCAGAAACCACTTTTTCAATACCTTTTACTTCCTGAAAAACAGCTTCTGTACACCAAAAACAGCCACCGCCTAAGGTGGCTGTTTGTAAATTTTGATTAGTCATTAAATTGAATTATTTTAATTTTTATTTAAAATCATTGATTCTGAATTAATGCAATATCTTAAACCACTAGGTTCAGGTCCATCAGGAAAAACGTGTCCTAAATGTGCATCACAACTATTGCATAAAACTTCTACTCGTACCATTCCAAAAGTTGTATCTCTATGATATTTAATAGCATTTTCGGTAATTGGTTGGGTAAAACTCGGCCATCCAGAGTTTGAATCAAATTTAATAGTAGCATCAAATAAAGGGGTATCACAACAAGTACAATTGTATTTTCCTTCATCATAAGTGCTACATAATTCACCAGAAAAAGGACGTTCAGTTCCTTTTAAACGGGTAATTCTGAATTGTTCATCAGTTAATAATTCTTTCCATTGTTTTTCAGATTTTTCAACTCTTTTTATTGGCGTCGGATTTCCATTTACGGCAAAGTGAATAATATTTTTCCAAGTAAGCATATTAAAATATTTTGATGATTAATTGTAGTTTTTATAAAATAATAGTCGTTTTAATCTTGTCAAAATTACAATTAATAAGAGTAGAATAATATCCTTAATTTAGCAAAAAATATTTTTGATGGAAAATTTATTAATTGAAGCTGAAAATTTTGTTATTACGCTATTAAATGAAAAATTAGATACTTCATTTATATATCATAATGTATTTCATACGCAACGAGTAGTTGCAAAAACGAAAGAATTAATAAAAGAAGCAAAATTAACAACCGAATTATCAAATATATTATTGTTAACAGCATGGTTTCATGATACAGGTTATACAAAATCAATAAAAAATCATGAAGAAGAAAGCGTTAAAATAGCAACAGATTTTTTAAAAAAACATGATGTTTCTGAAGCTGTTATTTTACAAGTTTCAGAGTTAATTTTAGCTACTAAAATTTGCGTTAAACCAATAAATGAGTTACAAAAAATAATTAAAGATGCTGATTGTGCGCATTTAGGAAGTAAAAATTTTAGCGATTATACATTATTATTAAGAAAAGAGTGGGAGCTGACTAAAGTAGTTGTTTTTTCTGATGAAAACTGGCTAGAAGAAAATATTAAATTTTTAACAAAACACCGTTTTTATACAGATTTTGCAGTTAAAAATTGGAGTAAAATAGCAAGTAAAAATTTAGCTGAATTATTAAAAAATCAACATAAAATACAGCAAGAAAGTAAGAAATTACAATATAAAAAAG encodes:
- the msrB gene encoding peptide-methionine (R)-S-oxide reductase MsrB, producing the protein MLTWKNIIHFAVNGNPTPIKRVEKSEKQWKELLTDEQFRITRLKGTERPFSGELCSTYDEGKYNCTCCDTPLFDATIKFDSNSGWPSFTQPITENAIKYHRDTTFGMVRVEVLCNSCDAHLGHVFPDGPEPSGLRYCINSESMILNKN
- a CDS encoding Pycsar system effector family protein, whose protein sequence is MENLLIEAENFVITLLNEKLDTSFIYHNVFHTQRVVAKTKELIKEAKLTTELSNILLLTAWFHDTGYTKSIKNHEEESVKIATDFLKKHDVSEAVILQVSELILATKICVKPINELQKIIKDADCAHLGSKNFSDYTLLLRKEWELTKVVVFSDENWLEENIKFLTKHRFYTDFAVKNWSKIASKNLAELLKNQHKIQQESKKLQYKKDELAFKKNKVELPERGIETMFRVALRNHITLSDIADTKANILLSVNAIIISMSLSTLIPKLDNPTNHYLIIPSLIFILFTVASIILSIIATRPNVTEGKFTKEDVANKKVNLLFFGNFHQMNLPNFEWAMHEMMKDRDYLYGSLTKDLYFLGLVLNRKYKLLRTTYTVFMIGIIVSVIAFAVAFQIQENSNIL